One segment of Sphingomonas qomolangmaensis DNA contains the following:
- a CDS encoding glutathione S-transferase family protein: MLKLILGNKAYSSWSLRGWLAVKHAGLAFEEVVVPLYDQAWEQRREGDEFAPSSGKVPILWDDDVVVWDSLAIIEYLNEKTGDDRFWPADPAARAMARSMAAEMHSSYAALRRKHPMNIRQVYAAGEPDADVLADLGRIMELWAQARARFGGDGEFLFGKWGAVDIMFAPVVTRIITYSLPFARFAGPYMNAVIAHPCMQDWIACAQEEEWVLEQYEQAPTV; this comes from the coding sequence ATGCTAAAGCTTATCCTGGGCAACAAGGCCTATTCGTCATGGTCGCTTCGCGGCTGGCTCGCGGTCAAGCATGCGGGCCTGGCCTTCGAGGAGGTCGTGGTGCCGCTGTACGACCAGGCCTGGGAACAGCGCCGCGAGGGCGATGAATTCGCCCCGTCGTCGGGCAAGGTGCCGATCCTTTGGGACGATGACGTAGTCGTCTGGGACAGTCTGGCGATCATCGAATATCTCAACGAAAAGACCGGCGACGATCGCTTCTGGCCCGCCGATCCCGCCGCCCGCGCGATGGCGCGGTCGATGGCGGCCGAAATGCATTCGAGCTACGCCGCACTCCGCCGCAAGCATCCGATGAACATCCGCCAGGTTTATGCGGCAGGGGAGCCCGACGCCGATGTATTGGCCGATCTAGGCCGGATCATGGAATTATGGGCGCAGGCACGCGCGCGCTTCGGCGGCGACGGCGAGTTCCTGTTCGGCAAATGGGGTGCGGTCGACATCATGTTCGCGCCGGTCGTGACGCGGATCATCACCTATTCGCTACCCTTCGCGCGCTTCGCTGGGCCATACATGAACGCCGTCATCGCGCATCCGTGCATGCAGGACTGGATCGCCTGCGCGCAGGAAGAGGAATGGGTGCTCGAACAATATGAGCAGGCGCCGACGGTCTGA
- the ccmC gene encoding heme ABC transporter permease CcmC, producing the protein MIHALANPVRFLKIAKPLTPVLVWGGLALLLFGAWAGLTQTPPDYLQGETVRILYLHVPAAWLGMGGWSGIAISSIAYLVWRHPLAAVSARACAVPGALFAAICLATGSIWGRPTWGTWWQWDGRLTSMLLLFFVYLAYIALSRADAARGGDARIPALFGVAGTVLLPIIRYSVVWWNTLHQGQSLSLTKSTIDNAILWPLAFTLSGFTLLFAGIVLIRMRAILASSKVEARMRRMAAA; encoded by the coding sequence GTGATCCACGCGCTCGCCAATCCTGTCCGCTTCCTCAAGATCGCGAAGCCGTTGACCCCGGTGCTGGTGTGGGGCGGACTCGCCTTGCTGTTGTTCGGCGCTTGGGCTGGGCTGACGCAGACACCCCCCGATTATCTGCAGGGCGAGACGGTGCGGATCTTGTACCTCCACGTTCCTGCCGCCTGGCTGGGGATGGGCGGATGGAGCGGTATCGCGATTTCGAGCATCGCCTATCTGGTGTGGCGGCATCCGCTGGCGGCGGTGTCGGCACGCGCCTGCGCGGTGCCTGGCGCGCTGTTCGCCGCGATCTGCCTAGCCACCGGATCGATCTGGGGTCGTCCGACCTGGGGGACGTGGTGGCAATGGGATGGGCGGCTCACGTCGATGCTGCTGCTGTTTTTCGTATACCTAGCCTATATAGCACTTTCGCGCGCCGATGCGGCGCGCGGCGGCGATGCGCGCATTCCCGCGTTGTTCGGGGTCGCGGGCACCGTCCTGCTGCCGATCATCCGCTATTCGGTGGTCTGGTGGAATACCTTGCACCAGGGACAGAGCCTCAGCTTGACCAAATCGACGATCGACAATGCCATCCTCTGGCCGCTGGCCTTCACGCTGTCGGGCTTCACCCTGCTGTTCGCAGGCATCGTGCTGATACGGATGCGCGCGATCCTGGCTTCCTCGAAGGTAGAGGCGCGGATGCGCCGGATGGCGGCGGCATGA
- the ccmE gene encoding cytochrome c maturation protein CcmE — protein MKAKHQRLLLAGLGLVAVMGASGLALSALQDEAAFFYAPADVAGKPPPVGRAVRLGGMVAAGSIKPQPDGVSINFVVTDGKATVPVRFSGIAPDLFKEDSGVVAEGMFQPDGSFTATNLLAKHDERYMPPEMAGKMAAAETLEP, from the coding sequence ATGAAGGCGAAGCATCAGCGGTTGCTGCTGGCCGGGCTCGGTCTCGTCGCGGTTATGGGCGCGAGCGGCCTGGCGCTGTCGGCGCTGCAAGACGAAGCCGCGTTTTTCTATGCCCCCGCCGATGTCGCGGGCAAGCCACCGCCGGTGGGGCGCGCGGTGCGCCTGGGCGGGATGGTCGCGGCGGGGTCGATCAAGCCGCAGCCAGATGGCGTGTCGATCAACTTCGTGGTTACCGACGGTAAGGCGACGGTGCCGGTGCGCTTCAGCGGCATCGCGCCCGATCTGTTCAAGGAGGATTCGGGGGTAGTCGCCGAGGGCATGTTCCAGCCCGATGGCAGCTTCACCGCGACCAACCTGCTCGCCAAGCATGACGAGCGCTACATGCCGCCCGAAATGGCGGGCAAGATGGCTGCGGCCGAGACGCTAGAACCGTGA
- a CDS encoding heme lyase CcmF/NrfE family subunit, which translates to MIAEAGLAALWLAAALALLQLVLAGLGLWMGRGARSTNNVRPELVEGRPSASTGVSLDGSGSPSTSSGQTDGSERAATAAQLIAGVRPVAIVQGLLAALSFVLLILLFIRSDMSVVLVAQNSHSAKPLMYKIAGAWGNHEGSMLLWVTVLAIAGGAIAIIERRLNEATLVATMAAQAAIALGFYAFLLIASNPFARLNPAASEGAGLNPLLQDPGLAFHPPTLYFGYVGLSVAFSFAVGALVMRDVGPAFARAMRPWVLGAWIFLTIGITAGSYWAYYELGWGGWWFWDPVENASLMPWLAATALLHSVTVLATRDGLRSWTIMLAVVAFSMSMIGTFLVRSGILTSVHAFAVDPSRGSFILALLILYIGGALVLFGWRIGSVKQGSTFELVSREGGLIFNNLLLSVILGIVLIGTLYPIVAQAMGTQLSVGPPFFNKTTAPIALLLMLGMAVGPMIRWRRDEGKELIGRMAAPIAVALAGLVAVFVIAPDTAILPLLGLGFAFGLAVASVAPLWKRNLRRTPLFTYGMVVAHLGVAVSVAGMASEAAFTQEKLVAVRVGQVTQVGPYSVVLEGIKPAVGPNWSALEGRLRVQRGDAAPFIMGPQSRFFSAPPTVTSEAAIETVFDGQLYTVLGQPDGEGRWQLRLWWKPFVTLIWLGGMLIGLGGLLSLIGRVVRERRIPNRMAAA; encoded by the coding sequence ATGATCGCCGAAGCCGGACTTGCGGCGCTGTGGCTTGCCGCGGCGCTGGCGCTGTTGCAGCTGGTGCTGGCAGGGCTGGGATTGTGGATGGGGCGGGGCGCCCGCTCCACCAATAACGTTCGCCCTGAGCTTGTCGAAGGGCGGCCTTCCGCTTCGACCGGCGTATCGCTGGATGGTTCGGGCAGCCCTTCGACAAGCTCAGGGCAAACGGACGGGAGCGAGCGCGCGGCAACCGCCGCGCAGCTCATCGCCGGCGTTCGCCCGGTCGCGATCGTCCAGGGACTGCTTGCCGCGCTGTCGTTCGTGCTGCTGATCCTCCTGTTCATCCGATCGGACATGTCGGTCGTGCTGGTCGCGCAGAACAGCCATTCGGCCAAGCCGCTAATGTACAAGATCGCCGGCGCGTGGGGGAATCACGAAGGGTCGATGCTGCTGTGGGTCACCGTGCTGGCGATCGCCGGCGGCGCGATCGCGATCATCGAGCGGCGACTGAACGAGGCGACGCTGGTCGCGACGATGGCGGCGCAGGCGGCGATCGCGCTGGGCTTCTACGCTTTCCTGCTGATCGCATCGAACCCGTTCGCGCGGCTCAACCCCGCCGCCTCCGAGGGCGCGGGGCTCAACCCGCTGCTGCAGGACCCCGGTCTCGCCTTCCATCCGCCGACCTTGTATTTCGGCTATGTCGGGCTGTCGGTGGCGTTCAGCTTCGCGGTCGGCGCGCTGGTGATGCGCGATGTCGGGCCGGCATTCGCGCGCGCGATGCGCCCCTGGGTGCTCGGTGCCTGGATATTCCTCACGATCGGCATAACCGCAGGCAGCTATTGGGCCTATTACGAGCTCGGCTGGGGTGGCTGGTGGTTCTGGGATCCGGTCGAGAACGCCTCGCTGATGCCCTGGCTCGCGGCGACCGCGCTGCTCCATTCGGTGACGGTGCTGGCGACGCGCGACGGCCTTCGGTCGTGGACGATCATGCTCGCGGTGGTCGCGTTCAGCATGTCGATGATCGGCACCTTCCTGGTGCGCTCGGGAATCCTGACCAGCGTCCATGCCTTTGCGGTGGATCCGAGCCGCGGCAGCTTCATCCTGGCGCTGTTGATCCTGTATATCGGCGGCGCACTCGTGCTGTTCGGCTGGCGGATCGGCAGCGTGAAACAGGGTTCGACCTTCGAACTGGTCAGCCGCGAGGGCGGGCTGATCTTCAACAATTTGTTGCTGTCGGTGATCCTGGGAATCGTGCTGATCGGCACGCTGTATCCGATCGTCGCGCAGGCAATGGGGACGCAACTGTCGGTCGGTCCGCCGTTCTTCAACAAGACCACTGCACCGATTGCGCTGTTGCTGATGCTGGGGATGGCGGTGGGGCCGATGATCCGCTGGCGGCGCGACGAGGGCAAGGAACTGATCGGTCGGATGGCCGCGCCGATCGCGGTCGCGCTGGCGGGACTGGTCGCGGTGTTCGTGATCGCGCCCGATACCGCGATCCTGCCGTTGCTCGGGCTCGGCTTCGCGTTCGGGCTGGCGGTGGCGAGCGTTGCGCCGCTGTGGAAGCGCAATCTGCGCCGCACGCCGCTGTTCACTTATGGCATGGTCGTGGCGCATCTCGGCGTCGCGGTGAGCGTCGCAGGAATGGCGAGCGAGGCTGCGTTCACCCAGGAGAAACTGGTTGCGGTGCGGGTGGGGCAGGTGACGCAGGTCGGCCCCTATTCGGTGGTGCTCGAAGGCATCAAGCCCGCGGTCGGGCCGAACTGGTCGGCGCTCGAAGGACGGCTGCGCGTCCAGCGCGGCGACGCTGCGCCGTTCATCATGGGGCCGCAGAGCCGCTTCTTCTCGGCGCCGCCCACGGTGACGAGCGAAGCGGCGATCGAGACGGTGTTCGACGGCCAGCTCTATACCGTGCTCGGCCAGCCCGATGGCGAGGGGCGCTGGCAGCTTCGTCTATGGTGGAAGCCGTTCGTGACGCTGATCTGGCTCGGCGGGATGCTGATCGGTTTAGGCGGATTGTTGTCGTTGATCGGCCGCGTGGTGCGTGAGCGGCGGATTCCGAATCGGATGGCGGCAGCATGA
- a CDS encoding redoxin family protein: MKKLLLWVPLLVFAGLVALAMHGLYRPNDPTIRSALVGKPLPALTLEPMLPSKPGLALGENPGGEPRLVNVFASWCVPCIAEAPQLMRLKQEGVAIDAIAIRDTGPAIARFLAEHGDPYRRIGDDPRSAVQLALGSSGVPETFVIDAQGRIAMQHIGAITEGDVPRILAALEAAR, encoded by the coding sequence ATGAAGAAGCTGCTGCTGTGGGTGCCCCTGCTGGTGTTCGCGGGGTTGGTCGCGCTCGCGATGCATGGGCTGTACCGGCCCAATGACCCGACGATCCGCTCGGCACTGGTGGGCAAGCCGTTGCCCGCGCTGACGCTCGAACCGATGCTGCCGAGCAAGCCCGGGCTGGCGCTGGGCGAGAACCCCGGCGGCGAGCCGCGCTTGGTGAACGTGTTCGCCAGCTGGTGCGTGCCGTGCATTGCCGAGGCGCCGCAGCTGATGCGGCTAAAGCAGGAGGGCGTCGCGATCGACGCGATCGCGATCCGCGATACCGGGCCGGCGATCGCGCGCTTCCTGGCCGAACATGGCGACCCCTATCGCCGGATCGGTGACGATCCGCGAAGCGCGGTGCAATTGGCGCTGGGATCGTCGGGGGTGCCCGAAACCTTCGTGATCGACGCGCAGGGGCGGATCGCGATGCAGCATATCGGCGCGATCACCGAGGGCGACGTGCCGCGGATATTGGCGGCGTTGGAGGCGGCGCGGTGA
- a CDS encoding cytochrome c-type biogenesis protein: MRQFAILALLVAAPLAAQQSAVPQAELAWKQLPDPAKEAEARELMEELRCLVCQGQSIADSDADMAGDMRALVRERVGQGESAADVRAWLIERYGDYVSYDPPVSGASVPLWIAPIVLLILGAGIAARSFRRRSR, from the coding sequence GTGAGGCAGTTCGCGATCCTGGCTTTGCTCGTTGCGGCTCCGCTCGCGGCACAGCAATCCGCCGTCCCGCAGGCCGAGCTCGCCTGGAAGCAGCTCCCCGACCCCGCCAAGGAGGCCGAGGCGCGCGAGTTGATGGAGGAATTGCGCTGCCTGGTCTGCCAGGGGCAATCGATCGCGGACAGCGATGCCGACATGGCGGGCGACATGCGCGCCTTGGTGCGCGAGAGGGTGGGGCAGGGCGAAAGCGCCGCCGACGTCCGTGCCTGGCTGATCGAGCGCTATGGCGATTATGTGAGCTATGACCCGCCTGTCAGCGGCGCGTCGGTGCCGCTGTGGATCGCGCCGATCGTGTTGCTGATCCTGGGCGCGGGGATCGCCGCGCGCAGCTTTCGGCGGCGTTCACGATGA